Proteins encoded together in one Bradyrhizobium sp. PSBB068 window:
- a CDS encoding UBP-type zinc finger domain-containing protein, protein MPKGCTHIAGIQDVTPSARGCEECLKSGSRWLHLRICRTCGHVGCCDDSPNRHATAHFHATGHPVIEGYDPPEGWGWCYVDEVLFDLSKRKTPQDGPIPRFY, encoded by the coding sequence ATGCCAAAAGGCTGCACCCATATCGCCGGCATCCAGGACGTCACGCCGAGTGCGCGCGGCTGCGAGGAGTGCCTGAAGAGCGGCAGCCGCTGGCTGCATCTGCGGATCTGCCGGACCTGCGGCCATGTCGGCTGCTGCGACGACTCGCCGAACCGGCATGCAACGGCGCATTTCCACGCCACCGGCCATCCGGTGATCGAGGGCTACGATCCGCCGGAAGGCTGGGGCTGGTGCTATGTCGACGAGGTGCTGTTCGACCTGTCGAAGCGCAAGACGCCGCAGGATGGGCCGATCCCGCGCTTCTATTGA
- a CDS encoding FAD-dependent oxidoreductase codes for MTAIDETTINRLSATAAAFPRHEQTFPTLTAHEIERMRRFGEPRSYKDGEALFETGTPGPGMFVVLSGSVAITQRDGLGRVTPVIDQGPGQFLAEIGQLSGRAALVDGHADGAVETLLLPPDRLRALLVAEADLGERIMRALILRRVSLIQGGAGGPVLIGSASAGNMAPLQNFLARNGQPHHVLDPEADTDAADLVARYSPTRAELPLVVCPNGTVLRNPSETALAMALGMIGNSAQDRLYDVAVVGSGPAGLSTAVYAASEGLSVAVFDSRAFGGQAGASMRIENYLGFPTGITGQALAGRAFNQAQKFGAEMLIPVSIKSLDCSKASGAFTLATGCGHTLRAKSVVVASGARYRRPAIDNLEHYEGRGVWYWASPIEARLCANQDVVLVGGGNSAGQAAVYLSAHARRVNMMIRGGGLGASMSRYLIERIEATPNIELMFNTEVIGLDGAETLERVRWRSRLAPDEFTMDIRNLFLFVGADPATGWLEGCGVQVDRGGFVKTGVQNGEGAPAVPLLQTTVPGVFAVGDVRSGSVKRVGGAIGEGAQVVAALHGYLADAGSPTL; via the coding sequence ATGACTGCAATCGATGAGACGACGATCAATCGCCTGAGCGCAACCGCCGCCGCCTTCCCGCGCCATGAACAGACCTTTCCGACCTTGACGGCGCATGAGATCGAGCGGATGCGCCGCTTCGGCGAGCCGCGGTCATACAAGGACGGCGAGGCGTTGTTCGAGACCGGCACGCCGGGGCCCGGCATGTTCGTGGTGCTGTCGGGCAGCGTCGCGATCACCCAGCGCGACGGCCTCGGCCGTGTCACGCCGGTCATCGACCAGGGGCCGGGCCAGTTCCTCGCCGAGATCGGCCAGCTCTCCGGCCGCGCGGCGCTGGTCGACGGCCATGCCGACGGTGCGGTCGAGACATTGCTGCTGCCGCCGGACCGGCTGCGCGCGCTGCTGGTCGCCGAAGCCGACCTCGGCGAGCGCATCATGCGGGCGCTGATCCTGCGCCGCGTCAGCCTGATCCAGGGCGGCGCCGGCGGGCCGGTGCTGATCGGCTCGGCGTCGGCCGGCAACATGGCGCCGCTGCAGAATTTCCTGGCGCGCAACGGCCAGCCGCATCACGTGCTCGATCCCGAGGCCGACACCGATGCCGCCGACCTCGTCGCGCGCTATTCGCCGACGCGTGCCGAGTTGCCGCTGGTGGTCTGCCCCAACGGCACGGTGCTGCGCAATCCATCAGAGACCGCGCTGGCGATGGCGCTCGGCATGATCGGCAACAGTGCACAAGACAGGCTCTACGATGTCGCGGTGGTCGGCAGCGGCCCGGCCGGGCTCTCCACCGCGGTTTATGCCGCCTCCGAGGGCCTGTCGGTCGCGGTGTTCGATTCCCGCGCTTTCGGCGGCCAGGCCGGCGCCAGCATGCGGATCGAGAACTATCTGGGATTCCCGACCGGCATCACCGGCCAGGCGCTGGCCGGACGCGCCTTCAATCAGGCGCAGAAATTCGGCGCCGAGATGCTGATCCCGGTCTCGATCAAATCGCTCGACTGCTCGAAAGCGTCGGGCGCGTTCACGCTCGCCACCGGATGCGGGCACACGCTGCGCGCCAAATCGGTGGTGGTCGCAAGCGGCGCGCGCTATCGGCGGCCGGCGATCGACAATCTCGAGCACTATGAAGGCCGCGGCGTCTGGTACTGGGCCTCGCCGATCGAGGCGCGGCTGTGCGCCAACCAGGACGTCGTGCTGGTCGGCGGCGGCAACTCCGCAGGCCAGGCGGCGGTGTATCTGTCCGCGCATGCCCGCAGGGTCAACATGATGATCCGCGGCGGCGGGCTCGGCGCCAGCATGTCGCGCTATCTGATCGAGCGTATCGAGGCGACGCCGAACATCGAACTGATGTTCAACACCGAGGTGATCGGCCTCGACGGCGCGGAGACGCTGGAGCGCGTCCGCTGGCGCAGCCGGCTCGCACCCGACGAGTTCACGATGGATATCCGCAATCTCTTTTTGTTCGTCGGCGCCGATCCGGCCACCGGCTGGCTCGAGGGCTGCGGCGTGCAGGTCGACCGCGGCGGCTTCGTCAAGACCGGCGTACAGAACGGCGAGGGCGCGCCCGCCGTGCCGCTGCTCCAGACCACGGTGCCCGGCGTGTTCGCGGTCGGCGACGTCCGCTCCGGATCGGTCAAGCGCGTCGGCGGCGCGATCGGCGAGGGCGCACAGGTGGTCGCCGCGCTGCACGGCTATCTCGCCGATGCCGGCAGTCCGACGTTGTAG
- a CDS encoding porin family protein has translation MKTFLLATAATAAALAAFGATAQAADLGSRGYYQKAPAPVYAAPLYNWTGFYLGGHLGGAFSGNNSFNGLALSNSDARFMGGVQAGYDWQLSPMWVIGLEGQYSWLGGHQLNAIFPGGYTYNNNQRGIASITGRVGYTWGPGLIYVKGGYAYSDNNESVRLGGAPVGFALTDNHSNGWTIGGGAEYMFAPNWSAKVEYQYYDFGDSRFTAPGALAQYGSFHNDEHTVKAGLNYRFNLGSLGGPAYGRY, from the coding sequence ATGAAGACCTTCCTGCTCGCAACCGCAGCCACGGCTGCTGCCCTCGCTGCCTTTGGCGCGACCGCCCAGGCTGCCGACCTCGGCTCCCGCGGCTATTACCAGAAGGCGCCCGCGCCTGTTTACGCCGCTCCGCTCTACAACTGGACCGGCTTCTATCTCGGCGGCCATCTCGGCGGCGCGTTCTCGGGCAACAACTCGTTCAACGGCCTCGCGCTGTCCAATTCCGACGCCCGCTTCATGGGCGGCGTGCAGGCCGGCTACGACTGGCAGCTGTCGCCGATGTGGGTGATCGGTCTCGAAGGCCAGTATTCCTGGCTTGGCGGCCACCAGCTCAACGCGATCTTCCCGGGCGGCTACACCTACAACAACAACCAGCGCGGCATCGCCTCGATCACCGGCCGCGTCGGCTACACCTGGGGCCCGGGCCTGATCTATGTGAAGGGCGGCTACGCCTATTCCGACAACAACGAATCGGTGAGGCTCGGCGGCGCGCCGGTCGGCTTCGCGCTCACCGACAACCACAGCAACGGCTGGACCATCGGCGGCGGCGCCGAATACATGTTCGCGCCGAACTGGTCGGCCAAGGTCGAGTACCAGTACTACGATTTCGGCGACAGCCGCTTCACCGCGCCGGGCGCGCTGGCGCAGTACGGCAGCTTCCACAATGACGAGCACACCGTGAAGGCGGGCCTCAACTACCGCTTCAACCTCGGCAGCCTCGGCGGTCCGGCCTACGGCCGTTACTGA
- a CDS encoding HAMP domain-containing protein, producing the protein MAFRFKLGKPNLKRIRLPQMGVRGSLFAAFAVIAGMALVISAGAGIVLHRLGGTMSDLSGRDIPRLAASLQLSAQSASLAAQGPGLLAVQSDDALNERTRKVQEVAQQTNAKLGEIIELGADKSVVSALQENVKNTDEATKSLISAARERLEVGALRDKQYNALRKAQDAFVSAAGPAMLDAQTRLNAILGSAEVSADDATEAARTVGQISNVLAAGNLMAADMTAALSANSSETLDAIEAEFKKGRERIKSNLDDLPNNPAIVAVRDTAAKLLVLGEGKTGVFKVRQKELDSIDYGQTILEETRKLNVGLGISVQQLVDAVQKDTDASTFQARQQISLATTVMIGLGALTLVGSFLFVWLYVGRNILRRIRGLQRSMQLLSDGDLDTEIPQSRQRDEIAVMADALQVFRESMIESRELTENQNKDRTAKAERASRMETQITTFESTVRDALESLQTAANSMQSTAQSMSATADQSSALVNAVASAAEETSVNVQTVSAGTEELSSSIQEIGRQVVTSAEIARKAVEEASATDATMQGLADNAARISVVVDLIQTIASQTNLLALNATIEAARAGEAGRGFAVVASEVKNLASQTAKATEEIRQQIVSMQEVTTTAVSAIRNISSTIGEINDVTTAIAAAVEEQGAATREIARNIQHAAGGTSEVSSNIVGVSTASAEAGAAAGEVLNASDALRREADVLRSEIDGFLSNIRAA; encoded by the coding sequence ATGGCGTTTCGGTTCAAGCTCGGCAAACCAAATCTCAAGCGCATCCGCCTGCCGCAGATGGGCGTCAGGGGCAGCCTGTTCGCGGCATTCGCCGTGATCGCAGGCATGGCGCTGGTGATCAGCGCAGGCGCCGGCATCGTGCTGCATCGGCTCGGCGGCACCATGAGCGATCTCTCAGGCCGCGACATTCCGCGGCTCGCCGCAAGCCTGCAGCTGTCCGCGCAGAGTGCCTCGCTCGCCGCCCAGGGGCCCGGCCTGCTCGCGGTGCAGAGCGACGATGCGCTCAACGAGCGCACCAGGAAGGTGCAGGAGGTCGCGCAGCAGACCAATGCCAAGCTCGGCGAGATCATCGAGCTCGGCGCCGACAAATCCGTCGTCAGCGCGCTGCAGGAGAACGTCAAGAACACCGACGAGGCGACCAAGAGCCTGATCTCTGCGGCGCGCGAGCGGCTCGAGGTCGGCGCGCTGCGCGACAAGCAGTACAACGCGCTGCGCAAGGCACAAGACGCCTTCGTCTCCGCCGCCGGTCCCGCGATGCTCGATGCGCAGACCCGGCTCAACGCCATCCTCGGCTCGGCCGAAGTGTCGGCGGATGACGCGACCGAAGCGGCCCGCACCGTCGGCCAGATCAGCAACGTGCTCGCGGCCGGCAATCTGATGGCCGCCGACATGACCGCAGCGCTGTCGGCCAATTCCAGCGAGACGCTCGATGCGATCGAGGCGGAGTTCAAGAAGGGCCGCGAACGCATCAAGTCCAACCTCGACGATCTGCCGAACAATCCGGCGATCGTCGCCGTGCGCGACACCGCCGCGAAGCTTCTCGTGCTCGGCGAAGGCAAGACCGGCGTGTTCAAGGTGCGCCAGAAGGAGCTCGACTCGATCGATTACGGTCAGACCATCCTGGAAGAGACCCGCAAGCTCAATGTCGGGCTCGGCATCAGCGTCCAGCAGCTGGTCGACGCCGTGCAGAAGGACACCGACGCCTCGACCTTCCAGGCGCGGCAGCAGATCTCGCTCGCGACCACGGTCATGATCGGCCTCGGCGCGCTGACCCTGGTCGGCTCGTTCCTGTTCGTCTGGCTCTATGTCGGGCGCAACATCCTGCGCCGCATCCGCGGCCTGCAGCGCTCGATGCAGCTGTTGTCCGACGGCGACCTCGATACCGAGATCCCGCAGAGTCGCCAGCGCGACGAGATCGCCGTGATGGCCGACGCGCTGCAGGTGTTCCGCGAGAGCATGATCGAGAGCCGCGAGCTCACCGAAAACCAGAACAAGGACCGCACCGCCAAGGCGGAGCGCGCCTCGCGCATGGAGACGCAGATCACGACGTTCGAATCGACGGTCCGCGACGCGCTCGAAAGCCTGCAGACCGCGGCGAACTCGATGCAGTCCACCGCGCAGAGCATGTCGGCGACCGCCGACCAGTCGAGCGCCCTGGTCAACGCGGTTGCCTCGGCCGCCGAGGAGACCTCGGTCAACGTGCAGACCGTGTCGGCCGGCACCGAGGAGCTGTCGTCCTCGATCCAGGAGATCGGCCGCCAGGTCGTCACCTCGGCGGAGATCGCCCGCAAGGCGGTGGAGGAAGCCAGCGCCACCGACGCCACCATGCAGGGCCTTGCCGACAACGCGGCGCGGATCAGCGTCGTGGTCGACCTGATCCAGACCATCGCCTCGCAGACCAATCTGCTGGCGCTCAACGCCACCATCGAGGCGGCGCGCGCCGGCGAAGCCGGCCGCGGCTTTGCCGTGGTCGCCTCCGAGGTGAAGAACCTCGCGAGCCAGACCGCGAAGGCGACCGAGGAGATCCGCCAGCAGATCGTCAGCATGCAGGAGGTCACCACCACGGCGGTCTCCGCGATCCGCAACATCTCGAGCACGATCGGCGAGATCAACGACGTCACCACCGCGATCGCCGCCGCCGTCGAGGAGCAGGGCGCGGCGACCCGCGAGATCGCCCGCAACATCCAGCACGCCGCCGGCGGCACCAGCGAGGTGTCGAGCAACATCGTCGGCGTCTCGACCGCCTCGGCCGAGGCCGGCGCCGCCGCCGGCGAGGTGCTGAACGCCTCCGACGCGCTGCGCCGCGAGGCCGACGTGCTGCGCTCGGAGATCGACGGTTTCCTGTCGAATATTCGCGCCGCCTAG
- a CDS encoding MBL fold metallo-hydrolase, which yields MDKKTDSLPSSAEALRYPWENHPGHDQVVEVAPGVLWARLKLPFRLNHVNIYLLADGDGWTMVDAGFGNEESIAAWTTLFEGPLKHVKVTRLIVTHSHPDHVGLAGWITERFDCPLFMSQVEYLQSVYHQNRGTEERRNAQRLFFRRHGMDEDLTEKLLGRGQDYLKRVSVLPPSYHRLTHGDEVVIGTRRFKVITGGGHALDQVMLYCAADKLFLSADQVLSKISPNVSVWAVEPEQNSLGEYLASLASLTTTLPYDVLVLPGHGVPFYGLKTRIKQLADHHEERCRLIAEACREVPQTSKQLVPVVFHKHVLDEHQMGFAAGELVAHVNYMLVEGRLTAQMHDDGMLRFKTT from the coding sequence ATGGACAAGAAGACCGACAGCCTGCCCTCCTCGGCGGAGGCATTGCGATACCCCTGGGAGAATCATCCCGGCCACGACCAGGTCGTGGAGGTGGCTCCAGGCGTATTGTGGGCGCGGCTGAAGCTGCCGTTCCGCCTTAACCATGTGAACATCTATCTGCTCGCCGACGGCGACGGCTGGACCATGGTGGATGCCGGCTTCGGCAACGAGGAATCGATCGCGGCGTGGACCACGCTGTTCGAGGGACCGCTGAAGCACGTCAAGGTCACAAGGTTGATCGTGACACATTCGCATCCCGATCATGTCGGTCTCGCCGGCTGGATCACCGAGCGCTTCGACTGCCCGCTGTTCATGTCGCAGGTGGAATATCTGCAATCGGTCTATCACCAGAACCGCGGCACCGAGGAACGGCGCAACGCGCAGCGGCTGTTCTTCCGCCGTCACGGCATGGACGAGGATCTGACCGAGAAGCTGCTCGGCCGCGGCCAGGATTACCTGAAGCGGGTGTCGGTGCTGCCGCCGTCCTATCACCGCCTCACCCATGGCGACGAGGTCGTGATCGGCACACGGCGCTTCAAGGTGATCACCGGCGGCGGCCACGCGCTCGACCAGGTGATGCTGTATTGCGCGGCCGACAAGCTGTTCCTCTCCGCCGACCAGGTGCTGAGCAAGATCTCGCCCAATGTCAGCGTCTGGGCGGTCGAACCCGAGCAGAACTCGCTCGGCGAATATCTGGCCTCGCTGGCGAGCCTGACCACCACTCTGCCCTACGACGTGCTGGTGCTGCCCGGCCATGGCGTGCCGTTCTACGGGCTGAAGACCCGGATCAAGCAGCTCGCCGATCACCATGAGGAGCGCTGCCGGCTGATCGCCGAGGCCTGCCGCGAGGTGCCCCAGACCTCCAAGCAGCTGGTGCCGGTGGTGTTCCACAAGCACGTGCTGGACGAGCACCAGATGGGATTTGCCGCCGGCGAACTGGTCGCCCATGTCAATTACATGCTGGTCGAGGGCCGCCTGACCGCCCAGATGCACGACGACGGCATGCTGCGCTTTAAGACGACCTGA
- the hemA gene encoding 5-aminolevulinate synthase, whose product MDYSQFFNSALNRLHDERRYRVFADLERIAGRFPHATWHSPKGSRNVVIWCSNDYLGMGQHPKVVGAMVETATRVGTGAGGTRNIAGTHHPLVALEAELADLHGKQASLLFTSGYVSNQTGISTLAKLIPNCLILSDALNHNSMIEGVRQAGCERQIFRHNDTAHLEELLIAAGPDRPKLIVCESLYSMDGDVAPLGRICDLAERYGAMTYVDEVHAVGMYGPRGGGIAERDGVMHRVDIVEGTLAKAFGCLGGYIAGKAEVIDAVRSYAPGFIFTTALPPAICSAATAAIRHLKTSNWERERHQDRAARTKAILTAAGLPVMSSDTHIVPLFVGDPEKCKRASDMLLEDHGIYIQPINYPTVAKGTERLRITPSPYHDDGLVDALAEALLQVWDRLGLPLHQKSLAAE is encoded by the coding sequence ATGGATTACAGCCAGTTCTTCAATTCCGCCCTCAACCGCCTGCATGACGAGCGGCGCTACCGGGTGTTCGCCGACCTCGAGCGGATCGCGGGACGCTTCCCGCACGCGACCTGGCATTCGCCGAAGGGCAGCCGCAACGTCGTGATCTGGTGCTCCAACGACTATCTCGGCATGGGCCAGCACCCCAAGGTGGTCGGCGCCATGGTCGAGACCGCGACCCGGGTCGGCACCGGCGCCGGCGGCACCCGCAACATCGCGGGCACCCACCATCCGCTGGTCGCGCTCGAGGCCGAGCTCGCCGACCTGCACGGCAAGCAAGCCTCGCTGCTGTTCACCTCGGGCTATGTCTCGAACCAGACCGGCATCTCGACGCTCGCCAAGCTGATCCCGAACTGCCTGATCCTGTCGGACGCGCTGAACCACAATTCGATGATCGAAGGCGTGCGCCAGGCCGGCTGCGAGCGCCAGATCTTCCGCCACAACGACACAGCCCATCTCGAAGAGCTGCTGATCGCCGCCGGTCCCGACCGGCCGAAGCTGATCGTCTGCGAGAGCCTGTATTCGATGGACGGCGACGTCGCGCCGCTCGGCAGGATCTGCGATCTCGCCGAGAGATACGGCGCCATGACCTATGTCGACGAGGTGCATGCGGTCGGCATGTACGGCCCGCGCGGCGGCGGCATTGCCGAGCGCGACGGCGTGATGCACCGGGTCGATATCGTCGAGGGCACGCTCGCCAAGGCGTTCGGCTGCCTCGGCGGCTACATCGCCGGCAAGGCCGAGGTCATCGATGCCGTGCGTTCCTACGCGCCGGGCTTCATCTTCACGACCGCGCTGCCGCCGGCGATCTGCTCGGCCGCGACGGCCGCGATCCGCCACCTCAAGACCTCGAACTGGGAGCGCGAGCGCCACCAGGACCGCGCCGCGCGCACCAAGGCGATCCTGACCGCCGCCGGCCTGCCTGTCATGTCGAGCGACACCCATATCGTGCCGCTGTTCGTCGGCGACCCCGAGAAATGCAAGCGGGCCTCGGACATGCTGCTCGAGGACCACGGCATCTACATCCAGCCGATCAACTATCCGACGGTCGCCAAGGGCACCGAGCGGCTGCGCATCACGCCCTCGCCCTACCATGACGACGGGCTGGTCGATGCGCTGGCCGAGGCCCTGCTCCAGGTCTGGGACCGGCTCGGCCTGCCGCTGCACCAGAAGTCGCTGGCCGCCGAGTAA
- a CDS encoding hybrid sensor histidine kinase/response regulator, producing MLHDWGVIATAFAYIGLLFFIASRGDRMSAGARGRASQWIYPLSLAIYCTSWTFFGSVGFATRTSIDFLAIYVGPIVMIGLCTPLLRRVIALAKSQNITSIADFIAARYGKSQKVAATVALIAIIGSVPYIALQLKAMASSLETILSEDQAFSKIPVLGDIALMVTLAMAVFAVLFGTRHTNATEHQHGLILAIAAESIVKLVAFIAAGAFVTFWMFSPVELYERALKTPEAVRAIEYVPSIGNFLIMTLLSFCAVMLLPRQFHVSVVENSTAAEVTRARWLFPLYLVAINVFVIPIAIAGLVIFPFGAVDADMFVLALPIEGNAQLLSLAVFVGGLSAATAMVIVECVALSIMVSNDIVLPLVLPRSDDARIGQKDFGDFLLKARRFSIFAIMVMAYFYYRALGNTQLVAIGLLSFAAITQLAPAFFGGLFWRRATARGAMAGMLVGFAVWLYTLFIPSFLENSTAGLMLLQHGPFGIEALRPQALFSADLPPLLHGVLWSLALNILTYVVFSLARAPSAIELLQADLFVPNALAPIAPSFRRWRTTVTVQDIQSTVTQYLGPDRTREAFAAFAADRNIVLQTAAPADFELLQHAERLIASSIGAASSRLVMSLLLQRRTVSAKAALKLLDDSHAALHFNREILQTALNHVRQGIAVFDADLQLICSNRQFSELLALPPHLVQLGIPLREILEFMGAINPPPAGDGNNLLQLRLRAYTTEGEPYLERFADRHLVIEVRANRMPGGGLVITFSDVTPSFEAAEALERANATLEKRVRDRTEELTRLNSELALAKGIAEDANASKTRFLAAASHDILQPLNAARLYVTSLVERQNGGEDSRLVENIDDSLEAIEDILGALLDISRLDAGAMTPAITSFRMADLMRSLEIEFMPIARDKGLDLRFVACSLPVESDRSLLRRLLQNFISNAIKYTPRGRVLIGCRRRGDALEISIFDTGVGIPVQKRGEIFKEFHRLEQGARIARGLGLGLSIVERLARVLNHRIAISANVSGGSAFSVTVPVATAVNHTAAVTSATPLSKTPMSGSLIVCIENDPAILDGMKTLLTAWDAEVIAVLDADGAISAIEAAGGRVTGVLVDYHLDRGNGVAAIREIRRRFGDNIPAILITADRSPAVRAAAREENIAVLNKPVKPASLRALLGQWRTQQMVAAE from the coding sequence ATGCTGCACGACTGGGGCGTCATCGCCACGGCGTTCGCCTACATCGGATTGTTGTTCTTCATTGCCAGCCGCGGCGACCGGATGTCGGCGGGCGCGCGCGGCCGCGCCAGCCAGTGGATCTATCCGCTGTCGCTGGCGATCTACTGCACCTCCTGGACCTTCTTCGGCTCGGTCGGCTTCGCCACCCGCACCAGCATCGACTTCCTGGCGATCTATGTCGGCCCGATCGTGATGATCGGATTGTGCACGCCGCTGCTGCGCCGCGTCATCGCGCTCGCCAAGTCGCAGAACATCACCTCGATCGCCGATTTCATCGCCGCGCGCTACGGCAAGAGCCAGAAGGTCGCCGCCACCGTGGCGCTGATCGCGATCATCGGCTCGGTGCCCTATATCGCGCTGCAGCTCAAGGCGATGGCCTCGTCGCTGGAGACCATCCTGAGCGAGGACCAGGCATTTTCGAAGATCCCCGTGCTCGGCGACATCGCGCTGATGGTGACGCTGGCGATGGCGGTGTTCGCGGTGCTGTTCGGCACCCGCCACACCAACGCGACCGAGCACCAGCACGGGCTGATCCTGGCGATCGCCGCCGAATCCATCGTCAAGCTGGTCGCCTTCATCGCCGCCGGCGCCTTCGTCACCTTCTGGATGTTCTCCCCGGTCGAGCTCTACGAGCGCGCGCTGAAGACGCCGGAGGCGGTGCGCGCGATCGAATATGTACCGTCGATCGGCAACTTCCTGATCATGACGCTGCTGTCGTTCTGCGCGGTGATGCTGCTGCCGCGCCAGTTCCATGTCAGCGTGGTCGAGAATTCGACCGCCGCGGAAGTCACGAGGGCGCGCTGGCTGTTCCCGCTCTACCTCGTCGCCATCAACGTGTTCGTGATCCCGATCGCGATCGCCGGCCTCGTCATCTTCCCGTTCGGCGCCGTCGATGCCGACATGTTCGTGCTGGCGCTGCCGATCGAGGGCAATGCGCAATTGCTGAGCCTTGCGGTGTTCGTCGGCGGGCTGTCGGCGGCGACCGCGATGGTGATCGTCGAATGCGTCGCGCTGTCGATCATGGTCTCCAACGACATCGTGCTGCCGCTGGTGCTGCCGCGCAGCGACGACGCCCGCATCGGCCAGAAGGATTTCGGCGATTTCCTGCTGAAGGCGCGCCGCTTCTCGATCTTCGCCATCATGGTGATGGCGTATTTCTACTATCGCGCGCTCGGCAACACCCAGCTGGTCGCGATCGGCCTGTTGTCCTTTGCCGCGATCACCCAGCTCGCGCCGGCCTTCTTCGGCGGCCTGTTCTGGCGCAGGGCCACCGCGCGCGGCGCCATGGCGGGCATGCTGGTCGGCTTCGCGGTGTGGCTCTACACGCTGTTCATCCCGAGCTTCCTGGAGAACTCGACTGCCGGGTTGATGCTGCTGCAACACGGGCCGTTCGGGATCGAGGCGCTGCGGCCGCAGGCGCTGTTCAGCGCCGATCTGCCGCCACTGCTGCACGGCGTGCTGTGGAGCCTTGCCCTCAACATCCTGACCTACGTCGTGTTCTCGCTGGCGCGCGCGCCGTCCGCGATCGAGCTGTTGCAGGCCGACCTGTTCGTGCCCAACGCGCTGGCTCCGATCGCGCCGAGCTTCCGGCGCTGGCGCACCACGGTGACGGTGCAGGACATCCAGAGCACGGTGACGCAATATCTCGGCCCCGACCGCACCCGCGAGGCCTTCGCCGCATTCGCCGCCGACCGCAACATCGTGCTGCAAACCGCAGCGCCGGCCGATTTCGAGTTGCTGCAGCACGCCGAGCGGCTGATCGCCTCCTCGATCGGGGCGGCGTCCTCGCGCCTCGTGATGTCGCTGCTGCTGCAGCGGCGCACGGTGTCGGCCAAGGCCGCGCTGAAGCTGCTCGACGACTCCCACGCCGCGCTGCATTTCAACCGCGAGATCCTGCAGACCGCGCTCAATCACGTGCGCCAGGGCATCGCGGTGTTCGACGCCGATCTGCAGCTGATCTGCTCCAACCGCCAGTTCTCCGAACTGCTCGCTTTGCCGCCGCATCTGGTGCAGCTCGGCATTCCCTTGCGCGAGATCCTCGAATTCATGGGCGCGATCAATCCGCCGCCGGCCGGTGACGGCAACAACCTGCTGCAATTGCGGCTGCGTGCCTACACCACCGAGGGCGAGCCCTATCTGGAACGCTTCGCCGACCGCCACCTCGTGATCGAGGTCCGCGCCAACCGGATGCCGGGCGGCGGACTCGTCATCACCTTCTCCGACGTCACCCCGAGCTTCGAGGCCGCGGAGGCGCTGGAGCGCGCCAACGCGACGCTGGAAAAGCGGGTGCGCGACCGCACCGAGGAATTGACCCGGCTGAACTCGGAGCTCGCGCTCGCCAAGGGAATCGCGGAGGACGCCAACGCCTCCAAGACGCGCTTCCTGGCTGCCGCCAGCCACGACATCCTGCAGCCGCTCAACGCGGCGCGGCTCTATGTCACGAGCCTGGTCGAGCGCCAGAACGGCGGCGAGGATTCGCGGCTGGTCGAGAATATCGACGACTCGCTCGAAGCGATCGAGGACATCCTCGGCGCGCTGCTCGATATTTCGAGGCTCGATGCCGGCGCCATGACACCGGCGATCACCAGCTTCCGGATGGCCGACCTGATGCGCTCGCTGGAGATCGAGTTCATGCCGATCGCCCGCGACAAGGGCCTCGATCTGCGCTTCGTGGCCTGCTCGCTGCCGGTCGAATCCGACCGCTCGCTGCTGCGCCGGCTGCTGCAGAACTTCATCTCCAACGCCATCAAATACACCCCGCGCGGCCGCGTGCTGATCGGCTGCCGCCGCCGCGGCGACGCGCTCGAGATCAGCATCTTCGACACCGGCGTCGGCATCCCCGTGCAGAAGCGCGGCGAGATCTTCAAGGAATTCCACCGCCTCGAGCAGGGCGCCCGGATCGCCCGCGGCCTCGGCCTGGGACTATCGATCGTCGAGCGGCTGGCGCGGGTGCTCAACCACCGCATCGCGATCTCCGCCAATGTCAGCGGCGGCTCGGCGTTCTCGGTGACGGTCCCGGTCGCGACCGCCGTCAACCACACCGCGGCCGTCACCAGCGCCACGCCACTGTCGAAGACGCCGATGAGCGGCTCATTGATCGTCTGCATCGAGAACGATCCCGCCATTCTCGACGGCATGAAGACGCTGCTGACGGCGTGGGATGCCGAGGTGATCGCGGTGCTCGACGCCGACGGCGCGATCAGCGCGATCGAGGCCGCTGGCGGCCGCGTCACCGGCGTGCTGGTCGACTACCACCTCGACCGCGGCAACGGCGTCGCCGCGATCCGCGAGATCCGCCGCCGCTTCGGCGACAACATTCCGGCGATCCTGATCACCGCCGACCGCAGCCCCGCCGTGCGCGCCGCCGCGCGCGAGGAAAACATCGCGGTGCTGAACAAGCCGGTCAAACCGGCGTCGCTGCGCGCCTTGCTCGGGCAGTGGCGGACGCAGCAGATGGTGGCGGCGGAGTAG